From one Cryptosporangium minutisporangium genomic stretch:
- a CDS encoding sigma-70 family RNA polymerase sigma factor produces MERLQRPREERFRALYADAYAAVLRFVQRRVHASYAEDVVADAFLVAWRRLDDAPDRADDLRAWLFGIARHCLLNLHRGQERRDALAVRLAETTLVPFSEGVDDHARVTDQRLDLAAAWRRLSAAEQEVLALTWLEDLASPQGARVLGITPTAYRLRLLRARRALRRHLDTAEASSTPIGTQL; encoded by the coding sequence GTGGAACGACTGCAACGTCCCCGTGAGGAACGCTTCCGAGCGCTCTACGCCGACGCCTACGCCGCCGTGCTGCGCTTCGTGCAGCGTCGTGTGCACGCCTCCTACGCCGAGGACGTCGTCGCCGACGCGTTCCTCGTGGCCTGGCGGCGGCTGGACGACGCGCCCGACCGCGCCGACGACCTGCGGGCATGGTTGTTCGGCATCGCCCGCCACTGCCTACTCAACCTTCATCGCGGCCAGGAACGCCGGGACGCGCTGGCGGTCCGCCTCGCGGAGACCACGCTGGTGCCGTTCTCCGAGGGCGTCGACGACCACGCGCGCGTGACCGACCAGCGGCTCGACCTGGCCGCGGCCTGGCGACGGTTGAGCGCCGCCGAGCAGGAGGTGCTCGCCCTGACCTGGTTGGAAGACCTCGCCTCACCGCAGGGCGCCCGCGTCCTCGGCATCACCCCCACCGCCTACCGCCTGCGATTACTCCGCGCCCGGCGCGCACTGCGCCGGCACCTGGACACCGCCGAGGCTTCATCGACGCCGATAGGGACCCAGCTGTGA
- a CDS encoding pyridoxamine 5'-phosphate oxidase family protein, with protein MNSPSGDLTALARAIVDTNLYLTLGTADSAGTPWVSPVCFVADRYRDFYWVSKTDALHSRNVAVRPAVSIVIYDSTVPVYQGRAVYLQAVAVEVPAAELDAGVEVYNRPAAERGVTRLERSDVEGSAPYRLYRATATQHFTLDPNGRDLRVPVAPSA; from the coding sequence TCCGTCCGGGGACCTGACCGCCCTTGCGAGAGCCATCGTCGACACGAACCTCTACCTGACGCTCGGCACCGCCGACTCGGCGGGAACACCCTGGGTCTCTCCGGTGTGCTTCGTGGCCGATCGCTATCGGGACTTCTACTGGGTGTCCAAGACCGATGCCCTCCACTCCCGCAACGTGGCGGTCCGGCCAGCGGTGAGCATCGTCATCTACGACTCGACGGTGCCGGTGTACCAGGGCCGGGCCGTTTACCTCCAAGCCGTCGCCGTCGAGGTGCCCGCCGCCGAGCTGGATGCGGGCGTCGAGGTCTACAACCGACCGGCCGCCGAGCGGGGCGTGACCCGGCTGGAGCGGAGCGACGTGGAGGGTTCGGCGCCGTACCGGCTGTACCGGGCCACGGCCACGCAACACTTCACACTCGATCCGAACGGTCGTGACCTGCGCGTACCGGTCGCCCCGTCCGCCTGA